The Thermodesulfobacteriota bacterium genome window below encodes:
- a CDS encoding HIT domain-containing protein — protein MKSLWTPWRMAYVGAPRVEGRCPFCPPPAAADHRAALLLMADGVTAVFLNRFPYANGHLLVAPCRHVADLAELSPAELAALGNRLQDSVAILRRHLAPQGFNLGLNLGPVAGAGRADHLHVHVVPRWDGDHNFMTVLAEVRTIPEHIDATYDRLRPDFARLVDPGT, from the coding sequence GTGAAGAGCCTGTGGACCCCGTGGCGGATGGCCTATGTGGGAGCGCCGCGGGTGGAAGGCCGCTGCCCGTTCTGCCCGCCGCCCGCCGCGGCGGACCACAGGGCGGCCCTGCTCCTTATGGCGGACGGGGTGACCGCGGTCTTTCTCAACCGCTTCCCCTATGCCAACGGCCATCTTCTGGTGGCGCCCTGCCGCCATGTGGCGGATCTGGCCGAGCTGTCCCCGGCGGAGCTGGCTGCCCTGGGCAACCGCCTCCAGGACAGTGTCGCCATCCTGCGCCGGCATCTGGCCCCCCAGGGCTTCAACCTCGGCCTCAACCTGGGGCCGGTGGCCGGGGCCGGCCGGGCCGACCATCTCCACGTCCATGTCGTGCCCCGCTGGGACGGCGACCACAACTTCATGACCGTTCTGGCCGAGGTGCGGACCATTCCGGAGCATATCGACGCCACCTATGACCGACTCCGCCCCGACTTCGCGCGCCTTGTTGACCCCGGGACCTGA